From the genome of Gorilla gorilla gorilla isolate KB3781 chromosome 4, NHGRI_mGorGor1-v2.1_pri, whole genome shotgun sequence:
TCTGTATGTGGGTTGCTGTTCTGTAATGCATAGTTGGGGGACCATTTTGGTCAGTGACAGATCACTGCTGCTTTTCATCAGACCAAAATACATGTGGCTTCTTCTCCTTGCCAGCCCTACCAGGGCATCTCCCATTGTACTAACCCTGCCTATTGGACCTTCTGATGCAAGGAGCAGATTAAAATCCCCTCCCTGTTGCCTACCAGGTCTGTGGCTACAATTAAATCCCTAGTTGGGGAATCACAGAGCACAGGTAAGCCCTTGGGTTCTGGAGCCAGCTTACTGGGGTGTGAGTCTTCCTTAGCTCCGTGTGGATGGCGAGCCCTCCTCTCTCAGGTCTCATGATAGTAGCTAACCCTTATTAAGTGTGTGCTGGGCACTGACTGAATGCTTTACAGGTGTCACCTTCTAAGACCCTCGTAACTCTAGCAGGTAGTACTATTATCTTACCCATTTTCCAGAGGGAGAAATAGAGGCAAGAGCAGACTAAATCACTTGCCCAAATCACATAGCTACTGATGGTGTGATGTTGGGCAAGATATGTAACCTttccaagtctcagtttccttatctgtaaagtgcaATTAATACACACAGCACCTAGCAGAGTGCTaagcacatggtaggcactcaacAGGCAAGGCCACTTAACAAGAGAATGTGAGCCCagctggaggagagagaaaaatacaacGACTATAGCACTAATCATAGTAGTGATCAAATAAGTAATGCACTCCTGAATGCTTGACTTTCCTGAGTGCAAGGTAAACTCCCTGAGGGAGTTTGCCTTATTCACTTCTGGTTCAGTTCTGTGGCTTTGCACAGATCTGGCACAAGGTGGGTGCTTGGTGaaggtttgctgaatgaatgaggaaCTGCTTTGGGGGTCCCAAGGGGTCATTCACAGCATCAGACAGCCCCTTCCTAGCAGCCCTGCTCTCCCTGCCTTGTGGCTGTGATCTGAGTGTTTTTGCTTCATCCCTATTGGAGAGGAAGCTTCCCACACCAGGGCAAGCCTGGGTCTTGCCCACCTCTGTTTTCCTGATGGAGAAGATGCTCAGGGCCTGTGAGTGAAGTTGGACCTCCTTGTAGCTTGCCCTGGGTGCAAAACGATCATCCTTTTGGGCAGAAAACAGAAATTGTTGACAGCTACAGACCCAGAGATTCGAGTCAGCCAGGGGAACAGGGCTGTGCCCTTGGTGCCTCAGATTCCCTGGAGAGTGGGGTCTGGGATCATGGTGACCATGTAGATCCCTCCCTGCATCACACTAGTGAACGTTGTTTCTAAACCACACTCTCCCCTTCTCAGCATGGCGTGGCAAATAGCTGCTCCCCTTGTTCACCGAGAAAATCCTCCCGCCCTTGGCGCACCTGGCTCCTAACGAGTCCCTTATTTGGAAGGAATTCCCCCACCCCCATTGATGTGTGACTCACCCTGAGCGAAATAACTGCTGGGCTGAGTTCTTACACaaacccccaccccatcccctcaTTCCCTAAAGACCTTGCCCTCAAGTCAACCAAGGCCTTGATCCAGAAGTGACAGAGAATGCGGAGTGTGAGGATGAGGATGATAATGGGGACAATGAATTTccaggcaggcccagctcccagctcccagctcccaTCCTCAGGAAACCCTGAGCTCTGCCTGCATCCTTTCCAGAAATGTGAGTCCCACCTTTCCAATTTCCTCTTACACCTCGTCTATATTTCCCACTCCCAAGTCTGCATGACAGCATGGCGTGCATGTGGCCCATCTGGGGATCAGGGAATCCTATTGGGTGTGCCAGCTTAATGAAATACTTGCAGTTTATTACACTCTGGCTTTCCTAAGCCCTGCGTGCCTGTGGGTATTTGAAAGCTGAAGGTAACCCCAAGCTACCACAAATGTAATTGTTACATGTGTCCACGCATTCCTggtgcaacctcaaactcctgctcTTAAGCAGCACACAAAATGAACCACATAAAGTAACTCTTAGTCAGACAAGAGGGACAAATGTGTGGAAATGCTGAGAGAGGCTCCCCAGAACCCCtcagggcctctaaaagtatatGATGTTCCAATTACATTGCATGGCTCTGGCCACAGAGGGTGCTTCTCCACCCTGGGCTATTTGTTCGGTGTTTGCAGAATTGGTTCATTATGAGCAAGGCAGCCAGTGGGTTTTGCTTGTCAACCTTGCATGATGCAGCTCAAGTATTTCAAATCCTGTTTCATCTAGCACAGGCTTGCTCTAGTGGCAGGGCTAGCAGAGTGCACTGTCTGGGGGTTCCCTCTGGAGCTGTATTTCTGTTCCTCCTCCAGGTCTTGGCTGGAGAGGGCTGTCCCAAGTCTGGGAAGGGCCGTGGAGAAACCCCAGGCAACCTGGATCTGCTACCCTGAACCAGGGGGAGGCTGCTCCTGGGAGATGCCTTCCCATTCGTCAGTTTCCTCAGCCTCAGGTCTGTAAATCAGGGGTGAAGGGCTGACATGGAAATAGCAGACAAAAGCCTCCAGGGACGTGCCTTCTTCTACGCGAACCAGCATCTGGATGCCTGAGAAGGAGACCCTGTTGATGGTGCTCAGGGGGACCTGCTCCAGGTACCTCAGCGTCAGCCCATTGACCCACACACAGCCCTTGCGGCTCAGGGCCTTGAGGCAGAAGGCCAGCAGGGCACTGCCTTTCTCCAGGTAGGGCTCCAGGGACAGGTGACGGCGGGAGAGGCGAGGGAGCTGCAGCTGGAGGTGGGCGTCCTTCCCCCGTCCGAGCAGCAGAGGGCTGGTATCATGCTGCAGCCGTGGTGGGACATTGGCAAAGGCAGATGGGCCCAGCGTGGGATGATACAGGCTCACTCGCAGGACGGTGAGGGGCTTCTCCATGGAAGAAGTCCTGGGAAGATGGAACATGGACACACAGGCTCAGCTTCAGTCAGAGACCTCTGTGGCTCCCTGAGCCCAGACACACTGGCCCACCTCAGGGGCCCTGTGCCTGTTCATACAATCACTCTGCCCAAGCCAGGATGGAGCCAAGGCTGGAATTGGTGTGGAAGGTCATGAGCTTAGTCTCTCCCATACTCTGAATAGAACATGCCACCCACTCTCTCTGACTTTTGGATTTCTGTAGTATAGATATATCTGTCCTTGTCTATGCAAGGGATAAGGCATGCTGGCTTGCAGGGTGGGGATTTGGTAATCTTTCGGTTATTTGGAGACAATTTGGCCCTGCTTCTTGGAAGGGAAAGGGTAGACAGATTGGCTACATCTTCCTTGTATCTGACAGTCACACAACAAACTCTTGCTGAGTCCTCCTTTGAGCCAAGCAGGGAACCAGCTGCTGGGGAGAAGCAGATTCAACAACGAACAGAGCCCTGACTCTTGGGAGCACCCACTGGTGGAGGAGAGAGGTGTTTCTAGCGTCAAGATGTGTGGAAGGACACAGAAGGAGGATGCTTAGCCTAGTCCTGGCCACCAGAAAGGCTGCCTAGAAACCCTGGTGAAGAGTAAACAGCTAGCACATTCCGAGTGGTTACTACGGGCACTTGCTGGAAGGCCACTCACAATGGCCAGCTTTGTTCCTGCATGGGTTTGAGGAACACAAACTCTGCTATGTCCACCAGCGCCCTGTGGCCCAGGACCTGCCGTCATCTTCAACAGGAACCAAGGGTTGAGTGGATTTGAATAACTAATTATACATTCTCTGGGTACCAGACTTTTGCTTACATTATTTCTCTCCTAAGAATGCGTCTTCCATCCCAAACTCTGTGTCCAAATACTGCCCACGGTTCAAGGCCCTGTTCAAGTGTTACCTCCCCTGTGAAGCTCCCTTCCCTGGGGAAGGTGAGCTTTTGCTGCCTTCTGACTCCCACAACAGGGAGAATCCCCCAGGACACCTGGCCAACCTTACTCTCCATTCATTCCATCTTTGCATTTCATGCCCAAGTTCTGTGGGCCCTTGTCCTGTCTTCCCTGAGCTCCTCTCTTCCTgcccctgaggcctcccaagggCTGGGTATGGTCTGGGCTGTGGTTCTTGCTGCCCCATGTCCCACTGCCCCATACAAATAGGGCCTGGCCACCATAAATGTCCAGGGGCACATTTGCCAAGTGGCTAAATGAgaagcccacacacacacatggtgAAATCACCCAGAGAGACCACAAATGGGATCATGTCTCAAAGGCTGTGGGACAGCGAGCCTGTTGCAGGTGGCTTGAACTCAATGTCCCTCCAGGTCTTGAACCTGCTACCCCTCCTGCCTTTTAGATGCAGTAGGTTAATGGTTGGGACCTTTTAGTCTGATAGTGAGGGCACCCTTTCACTATCAGAGGCCTGAGGGCACCCCCTTTCCCCTaaggcacagacacacatatgccTCTACCCACACCCCATCTGGCCATAGTCTGCagaaagcctttcttttttttcttttttttttctttttgagatggagtctcgcactgtcacccaggctggagtatagcggcatgatcttggctcatggtagcctccgtcttccaggttcaagggattctcctgcctcagcctccccagtagctgggattacaggtgcccgccaccacgcccagctaatttttgtattttcagtagagacggggtttcgccatgttggccaggctggtctcgaactcctgaccttaggtgatccgcccgccccggccttccaaagtgctgggattacaggcgtaagccaccacgcccagccagaaagcCTTTTCTTGAGGTATGCGTTACAGGCTGAGCCCAGGACAGGTGGGCTGGGCAACCCATGCTGTCAGGCCTGGCTGGAAACTCAAGAGTACACTCCCAGAAACTAATATCACGGCACAGAGACCCTGAAAGAATCCCTCGGGAAGAAAGATTCACTGTTGCTGTGTGGCCTTACTCTCTGCTCCATCCAGAGCTAACAGAAATCTCCCACCAAAGAGGAGCCCGTCCACGACAGGCTGTCCTGTGTCTTTTGGATCCCAGGTGTTCTGGGGAAACAGAAACCCAGCCCTACAAATCCAGCCTTTGGGATGGGGCAGGAGGAAGACACTCCAGAATGTGTGTCTCAGGGgaaccctcctcccagccccaccaggccctcccttctccccatgGGTTCAAGCCCCTTTGGCTTCTACTTACCTTATTGCCAGGGCACATCTGGCTCTAGTCCTGCAGCTGTGAGCTCTTGAGAGGGAGTAGGCTGGTTTGGGTAGGGCTGAGAGGGCTCTTATGGCTGCAGTTCAGGAACGTGGCAGAATATACTTCAGTTTTGTTGcattcttcctttttccctttaggaaagaaaatagaagtgtAATTTTTCATTGCAGAAGTGCAATTCCACTGCTGAGAGTTTGAGAAACCCCAGTGTGGGGCCCCTTCTGAGATAGATGGCGTGCCTTCCTGGGTTTCAGTTCTGCCAGCCTCTCCTACCCCACCCCCAGGGACCTTAGGACCTGCACCCAGGGTATCTGCGAAGTTCCTCTCCACCTGCCAGTAGGATGGGGTCAAAGCAGCCCAGGCATGTTAGAAAAAAAGAGCCTTTTGGGACAGAAGGCTACGGGACAGGAGAGTCCCCTGAGTGTGGGAGAATGAGGAGAGCATTCTGGCTGGATAGAGGTTGGCCAAGGAAACTGTAGGCAACATGGCACTTCCCTGAGGGTCTCAGgagagggcagggcctggggacGGGGAGGATGGAGAGGGCAGTAAATGGCCACTCATAGAACATGGTCTCTCCTGCAGAACAGTGAGAAGGTGGTCTCTCATGCCCACTCCCCATCGCCCGAGCTCTGCCTATTTGCATGCAGTTTGGAAGGGGTGAAGATGGTCGCTTGTCCAGCACTGCGGGCTCTGGCTGCCCTGGAATGTGAAGGTGCTAACCCTTCACGTAGCCCAGCATTTCATAGTCCACCAGTGTGTTCAAGTCACCTGCGTTATCTCCTAGGAGGTTTATAGTTCTATacgtacattttaatttttatgacatGTGTAAGCtttgtgtctagattttttttttttttttgcttatagaTGTTcagttgtctcagcaccattttCCGAAATGAccagttttttttccttcagtgttttctctttactcctttgtcaaagattagttgactgtattcatgtgggtttatttctgggctctctactttgtatcattgatctatttgtctattttttcaccAATACCTTACTGTCTTGATTGCTGCAGCTctgtagtaagtcttgaagttgggtACTGCCAGTCCTTCAATTCTGTTCTTCTCTTTCAATTTTGTCTTGGCTGTTTTGAGTTGTCTGTCTATATAAATgttagaatcagtttgttaatAGCCACAAAATAACTCGCTGGGATTTTGATGAGACTGCATCAAATCTATCAATAAAGGAGGGAAGAACTGACATCCTGACAGTATTGAatcttcctattcatgaacatgggatatctctCTATTTGTTCAGTTCCTTGATTTCCTTCATCATAGTTTCATGGgtttcctcatatagatcttgtacatgttttgttagatttatacagaaatatttcttttttgaatattAATGGAAATGgcattgtgttttttatttcaaattccacttgttcattgctggcATATAGGAAAGTAATTGATTTTAtgtattaatcttgtatcctgcaatcgTCCTTTAATGACTTACTAGTTCCAGGAGCTTTTTTGTCAATtcctttggattttctacatGGACAATTacgtcatctgcaaataaagacagtttttttcttccttcccaatatgtatacctttttctcctttttaatctTACTTCATTGGTTGAAACTTTTTGGTTAAACGATGTTGAAAAAGAATAGTGAGAGGAAACGTCCTTGTCTTGCtcctgatcttagtgggaaaATTTCTGGTTTCTTATCAgtaagtatgatgttaactgcAGGATTTTTGCAAATGTTCTTTTTCAAATTGAGgatgttttcatttattcctgGTTTGTTGAAGATATTTTGCTCTAAAGTAACCACCAACCTAGAATTCCATGCCCAGATAAAGaatccttcaaaaataaagatgacaTAAAGTCAGTTTCACACAAAAACTGAAGAATTTGTCAACAGTACACCTACTCTAAAGTAAATTCTAGTgttcttcaggcagaagaaaagtAATCCCAAATGAAAGCACAGAAatgtagaagaaaatgaagagcaatggaaatggatatattcatataaatcaAAGTGAATATTAACCAtatgaaaaacaataataatgacattttagttttgaaacttattttagtttcaggggcacatgtgaaggtttgttacatatgtaaacttatgtcatgggggtctgttttacagattatttcatcacccaggtattaagcccagtacccaatagtaatcttttctgctcctctccctcctcccaccctccaccctcaagaagaccccagtgtctgtcgtttccttctttgtgttcatgggttctcatcatttagctcccacttataagtgagaacatgtagtgtttggttttctgttcctgtgttagtttgctaataggacgatgacattttaaaatgtatttagaatATATGTATAATCAAAGTATATGACAACAATAACATCAAAAGTGGGAGGggtaaaaatgtaattatagtgTCCCAAGGTCCTTGCATTGTCCAGGATGCAATAAAACTACAATTTAAGGTAGACACTAATAAGTCAAAGGTGCATGATATAATCTCTAGGATAATCagtaaaagaataataatgtCTTAGTGACAAGCTAATAGATGGGAAGTGGAGTAATACATTAGCAATGACAATGAAGGCCGAGAAGCCTTGGAAAGGCACAGTGGAACAGGGAGGACATCCAAGTAGGGAGGATGAGGACAGCCCCAGACCAGGCCTGCACCTGGGTTGGGTAAAATTGAAGGGGAGAAGAAGGGCTCCAGCACTGGCTCTTCCTGGGCAGATACCCACTCCAGTAGCTCACCTCCTGCTTTCTTCTAGGCTGAGGCACTTGGGACCCTTCAGCATGGTGGCCTTGGAGGCTGTTTCCTGTAAGGGTCTCTGAGTCTGTTCTTCTCCGGGCGGTGggctgctactctggaggcctcACTGGTTACTCTTGGGCCTTTTCTGACCACCCTGAGATCCTCAGGGCCAGATGCTCAAATAACTGACCTGGAAGCTCAGCGAAGGGAAGTGACCAGCCAAGGTTACACAGCAAGTCTGTAGCACAGCTGGGTGAGGACTTAGGTGAGCTGACTTCCAGTCCCCAGGCCTAGCCACAATACACCTCCATGGTCCAGATAGCTTGATAGCTGTGCCACATACTCCCTCTGGGTCATACTTGGGGCCAGTCATATGGGTCTGGAAACAAGTGTGGCTCCTGGTCCCTCGATAGCAAGCCAAGCAGAGAGGTGGGGGATCTGGGGGGAGGGCAGTGAGGGGCAGGGCTAGCCCCCAGAACCACAAGATCTTTGGTGGCAGACCAAGCAAGACAGGTGACTGAAGCTCAGTGAAGTCCCCATCATGGTCTTTGCATCTCTCCAATTGCCTTTTCTTGTATCCTTCCCCCATCTCCTGTACCCTGGCTCTTCCTGGTACTGGGGAAGGGTGGGGAGCAAAGCTCAGATCACTGAGAAAATCCTCTCCTGACAATTCTTCGGGACTTGCTATGACTCCTTCTCTAGAAACCTATGGAAGGCAGTAGTAACCTAAAGGAGTAGTTCTAAGAGCATGCCAGACCTGCTGCTTGCTCTGTGCGGGAGAGAAGCCAAGTGCAGGCAAGGTAGCTAGAATGATCAAAAACCCGAATGGCCACTCCAAGGTGGGAGAGAAGCCATGTGTAGGCTAGGCAGCTAAACTTGATCCCAGGCCTCTTGCCGGCACCACATCCCTACTCAAGGCAGTGATAGACAGATGAATGACCGAAAACCCAAATGGCTACATCAAGGCACTTCAAGGGCTGCAAAGGCACATAGATGGGGCTGAGCCTACTGTGCGAAGGTGGCTGGCCATGCTCCAGGGCCTTTCCTGTCATCAGTCTCCCTGGTCCAAAGACCACCTGGCCTGCTGAGCATCCCTAAACCCTGGGCAAGGGCCTCATCTTCAgggctccagtctgggcaagacctCAGTGATCCCAGTTATTTCTGCCCACCAGCAGAGTAAGGTAGTGGGCAGAAGCCTGGTAGGGAGCTTTGTCATCTCTAGatatgtgacctcaggcaagtcctATCTCTTCCCTGGGCCTATT
Proteins encoded in this window:
- the TIFAB gene encoding TRAF-interacting protein with FHA domain-containing protein B, whose product is MEKPLTVLRVSLYHPTLGPSAFANVPPRLQHDTSPLLLGRGKDAHLQLQLPRLSRRHLSLEPYLEKGSALLAFCLKALSRKGCVWVNGLTLRYLEQVPLSTINRVSFSGIQMLVRVEEGTSLEAFVCYFHVSPSPLIYRPEAEETDEWEGISQEQPPPGSG